Proteins encoded by one window of Nicotiana tabacum cultivar K326 chromosome 10, ASM71507v2, whole genome shotgun sequence:
- the LOC107831725 gene encoding RNA polymerase II C-terminal domain phosphatase-like 2 isoform X4 translates to MSFLGFKSAVFHGETCLGELETVQVKDQNFQFPNNEIRIHHISQNSERCHPLSVLQTISSPVRCKLEPNSNSASNGSDQSPLINLHASCFYELKTAVVLLGEEEIHLVAMPSKQKKFPCFWCYLVPFGLYSACLGMLNMRCLSIVFDLDETLIVANTMKSFEDRIEALRGWVARETDPIRLSGMSAEMKRYIEDRALLKQYLESDSVVDGGKVYKAQQEEVLQLSEGQERVVRPVIRLLEKNVVLTRINPENRDTSVLVRLRPAWDELRTYLTARGRRRFEVYVCTMAERDYALEIWRLLDPGSHLINAKQLMDRVVCVKSGAKKSLLTVFQTGNCHPKLAMVIDDRLKVWEDKDQPRVHVVPAFTPYYAPQAEMANAVPVLCVARNVACDVRGRFFKEFDESLLRKISEIFYEDEVVNLPSAPDVSNYLMSEDACFSSSGNLNAPIPEGMYGPEVAQRLHQQVEGKVNMNSAPPFIGNNLDLKPGSSQLPVGIAANVPAQSMRPIQPSEKPSLLGAPFRRDNSFSEVDADGKRRYPMLNPSQDSRYRGSAEPPLLSRVPQKPPILPIPSQGGWLVEDDLNKGHLGSRSPGIFQESDASRSDKQRGHLNLLSQGATSMVLPTYASTGKNEEANFKHEMHKQNSLIQQTGWYLV, encoded by the exons ATGAGTTTTTTAGGGTTCAAATCGGCTGTGTTTCATGGAGAAACGTGTTTAGGAGAGCTGGAAACTGTTCAGGTTAAGGATCAGAATTTTCAGTTCCCAAACAACGAGATACGGATCCATCACATATCTCAAAACAGCGAACGGTGTCATCCTCTCTCTGTTCTACAAACAATTTCATCACCTGTTCGTTGTAAGCTTGAACCCAACTCGAATTCGGCGTCGAACGGTTCTGATCAGTCTCCGTTGATTAATCTTCACGCCTCCTGCTTTTATGAACTCAAG ACTGCAGTAGTCTTGCTGGGGGAAGAAGAAATACATTTGGTGGCAATGCCGAGTAAGCAGAAGAAGTTCCCCTGTTTTTGGTGCTATTTAGTGCCCTTTGGTCTGTATAGTGCTTGCTTAGGAATGCTGAATATGAGGTGTTTATCAATTGTTTTTGATCTCGATGAGACTTTAATTGTTGCTAATACGATGAAGTCGTTTGAGGATAGAATTGAGGCTTTGCGGGGTTGGGTTGCACGAGAAACAGATCCAATTCGGTTGTCTGGGATGTCCGCTGAGATGAAGAGATATATAGAGGATCGTGCATTGTTGAAGCAGTACTTGGAGAGTGATTCTGTTGTTGACGGCGGGAAAGTATATAAAGCTCAGCAAGAGGAGGTGCTACAATTATCTGAAGGGCAAGAGCGAGTAGTTCGTCCAGTCATAAGGTTGCTGGAAAAGAATGTGGTTCTTACACGGATTAATCCAGAG AATCGGGATACCAGTGTGCTAGTTAGATTGCGTCCTGCTTGGGATGAGTTGAGAACTTATTTGACAGCCAGAGGTCGGAGAAGGTTCGAAGTGTATGTTTGCACCATGGCGGAGAGAGATTATGCATTGGAGATCTGGAGGCTACTTGACCCTGGGTCACACCTCATTAATGCCAAACAACTGATGGACCGTGTTGTATGTGTCAAATCAG GGGCCAAGAAGTCTTTACTTACTGTCTTCCAAACTGGCAATTGTCATCCAAAATTGGCGATGGTTATTGATGACCGATTAAAAGTGTGGGAAGATAAAGATCAACCTCGCGTTCATGTTGTTCCTGCTTTCACTCCATATTATGCTCCACAAGCAGAG ATGGCCAATGCAGTTCCAGTCCTATGTGTGGCGAGAAATGTTGCTTGCGATGTTAGAGGTCGATTTTTCAA AGAGTTTGATGAAAGTCTACTCCGGAAGATCTCTGAGATCTTCTATGAAGATGAGGTTGTAAATTTACCTTCTGCACCTGACGTGAGCAACTACTTAATGTCTGAG GATGCTTGTTTTTCATCATCCGGAAATCTGAATGCTCCTATTCCTGAAGGGATGTATGGGCCTGAAGTTGCACAAAGATTGCATCAGCAGGTG GAGGGAAAAGTTAATATGAACTCTGCTCCTCCTTTCATCGGTAATAATCTTGATTTGAAGCCTGGAAGCTCACAGCTTCCGGTGGGAATTGCTGCAAATGTACCTGCTCAATCAATGAGACCAATTCAACCTTCAGAAA AACCAAGTTTGCTGGGAGCTCCATTTAGACGAGATAACAGCTTTTCTGAAGTTGATGCTGATGGGAAGAGAAGGTATCCCATGTTGAATCCTAGCCAGGATTCGAGGTATCGCGGTTCAGCAGAACCTCCTTTATTATCTAGGGTGCCTCAGAAACCACCCATACTGCCCATACCATCGCAGGGTGGATGGTTGGTGGAAGATGACCTAAATAAAGGACATTTGGGTAGTCGATCACCTGGGATTTTTCAAGAATCTGATGCATCAAGGTCTGATAAACAGAGAGGTCATCTGAATTTGCTCAGTCAAGGTGCAACAAGCATGGTGTTACCAACATATGCATCTACAGGGAAGAATGAAGAG GCAAATTTCAAGCATGAAATGCATAAACAAAATTCTCTTATTCAACAGACAG GTTGGTATTTAGTTTAG